In Dysidea avara chromosome 3, odDysAvar1.4, whole genome shotgun sequence, a single window of DNA contains:
- the LOC136248332 gene encoding alpha-L-fucosidase-like codes for MGHCVSISKDVMQPQLHEIVEAYKHGLMVLDRPMTRIGKVKSFWPGCTIVGKIMNPKPGYISCLLTNVTPLSLQVYMLFFNCSPVKDTVVVNDRWGSGDSCKNGGYFTCHDRYNPGFLQFSHFQKKVWEMDQKHIYHLELPSDQNHATMYLALLKFFVQNSVAQQNISQQLVPGGETAPSSVYAILLDWPSSNSVLLGALASYHVSSVEMLGLPGVSVKFTAGSKGLQVSLPMFPLSTNLRWAWTLKIQLQ; via the exons ATGGGGCATTGTGTTAGCATCTCAAAA GATGTGATGCAGCCACAACTTCATGAGATAGTGGAGGCCTACAAGCATGGGCTGATGGTGCTGGATCGGCCAATGACACGTATTGGCAAAGTAAAGAGTTTTTGGCCTGGCTGTACAATAGTAGGTAAGATAATGAACCCTAAGCCTGGCTATATATCTtgtctact GACCAATGTTACACCATTGTCACTACAGGTGTATATGTTATTTTTTAATTGTAGTCCAGTGAAAGATACAGTTGTGGTCAATGATCGATGGGGTAGTGGTGACTCATGTAAGAATGGTGGCTATTTTACTTGTCATGACCGTTATAACCCAG GCTTTTTACAATTCTCACATTTTCAGAAAAAGGTGTGGGAGATGGACCAAAAACATATTTACCACCTGGAGTTGCCTAGCGATCAAAATCACGCTACCATGTACTTAGCTTTGCTCAAGTTCTTTGTACAAAATTCTGTTGCACAACAAAACATATCACAACAGTTAG TTCCTGGGGGTGAAACTGCTCCATCATCTGTGTATGCAATATTGCTTGACTGGCCTAGCAGCAATAGTGTTCTTCTGGGAGCTTTGGCATCTTACCACGTGTCATCTGTAGAGATGTTAGGATTGCCAG GTGTATCGGTGAAGTTTACAGCAGGCTCAAAGGGACTACAAGTCAGTCTTCCAATGTTTCCTCTATCCACAAACCTTAGATGGGCATGGACCTTGAAGATTCAACTCCAGTAA
- the LOC136249457 gene encoding uncharacterized protein gives MVSLCQSINVDTYDPVIRITIQTDFSADSANKDLFGYRVALYNSSQDFSIIVGAPKGSTIPPPRDAGRYNLPYGVVYDCPVNPGVCDGLVASGPAGERLYDSRDNANDEQKNGQFMGGTIRVRDSGLLDRLGTTLLSVVTELEGIKLLQFVSCLSISVMT, from the exons ATGGTTTCTCTGTGCCAATCCATAAATGTAGATACATATGATCCAGTAATCCGAATCACTATTCAAACGGATTTTTCTGCTGACTCAGCAAATAAAGACTTGTTCGGGTATAGAGTAGCGCTGTACAACTCATCTCAAGATTTTAG CATTATTGTGGGTGCTCCAAAAGGAAGCACCATACCACCTCCACGTGATGCTGGCAGATATAACCTTCCTTATGGAGTGGTGTATGATTGTCCAGTGAACCCTGGAGTATGTGATGGACTGGTTGCTAGTGGTCCAGCTGGCGAACGGCTATATGATAGTCGTG ATAATGCTAATGATGAGCAAAAAAATGGACAGTTCATGGGAGGCACCATAAGAGTGAGAGATAGTGGACTTCTT GACAGATTGGGGACTACATTGTTGTCCGTTGTGACTGAGCTTGAGGGGATTAAACTTTTACAGTTTGTCTCTTGTTTATCTATTTCAGTTATGACTTGA
- the LOC136249456 gene encoding alpha-L-fucosidase-like yields MSGLPIYLLLICLCAVNGEYLPTWDSLNSRSLPKWYDQSKFGIFMHWGVYSVPSFGSEWFWHHWKTNSSEYVQFMKENYPPNFEYPDFAPMFKAELFDPKAWAELFMKAGAKYVVLTSKHHEGFTNWPSKYSWNWNSVDTGPHRDLVGELAAAIRNNTDIHFGLYYSLFEWFHPLFLQDQANKFTTQTYVMDVMQPQLHEIVEAYKPEVIWADGAGSANDTYWKSKEFLAWLYNSSPVKDTVVVNDRWGSGDPCKNGGYFTCHDRYNPGVLQKFKWEDCMTVQKGSWGYRRNADITGYYTADELIDDMVIAVSTGGNYLLNIGPNHDGRIMPIFEERLLEIGQWLSVNGECIYGSVPWKYQNDTVTPKVWYTVPGGETAPSSVYAILLDWPSSNSVLLGALASYHVSSVEMLGLPGVSVKFTADSKGLQVSLPMFPLSTNLRWAWTLKIQLQ; encoded by the exons ATGTCAGGTTTACCAATTTATTTGTTACTTATTTGCCTATGTGCTGTTAATGGTGAGTATTTGCCAACTTGGGATTCGTTGAACAGCAGATCTCTCCCAAAATGGTACGACCAGTCGAAGTTCGGAATTTTCATGCACTGGGGAGTCTACAGTGTACCGAGCTTCGGATCTGAATGGTTTTGGCATCACTGGAAGACGAATTCATCCGAGTACGTGCAATTTATGAAGGAAAATTACCCACCGAATTTCGAGTATCCAGATTTCGCGCCAATGTTTAAGGCCGAGCTGTTTGATCCAAAAGCTTGGGCAGAGCTGTTTATGAAGGCTGGAGCCAA GTACGTGGTTCTAACCAGCAAGCACCATGAGGGGTTTACTAACTGGCCTTCCAAGTACTCATGGAACTGGAATAGTGTTGATACTGGACCACATAGGGACCTTGTTG GTGAACTGGCGGCAGCAATAAGAAACAATACTGACATTCATTTTGGACTGTACTATTCCCTGTTTGAATGGTTTCATCCACTCTTCTTGCAAGATCAGGCTAATAAATTTACAACTCAAACTTATGTAATG GATGTGATGCAGCCACAACTTCATGAGATAGTAGAGGCGTACAAGCCTGAGGTAATATGGGCTGATGGTGCTGGATCGGCCAATGACACATATTGGAAAAGTAAAGAGTTTTTAGCCTGGCTGTATAATAGTAG TCCAGTGAAAGATACAGTTGTGGTCAATGATCGATGGGGTAGTGGTGATCCATGTAAGAATGGTGGCTATTTTACTTGTCATGACCGTTATAACCCAG GTGTTCTACAGAAATTTAAATGGGAAGATTGTATGACAGTTCAGAAGGGCTCATGGGGCTACAGGAGAAACGCAGACATTACTGGCTATTACACTGCAGATGAACTAATTGATGATATGGTGATTGCTGTTAG TACTGGTGGTAACTATCTGCTCAATATTGGTCCAAACCATGATGGGAGAATAATGCCAATATTTGAAGAAAGGCTGCTAGAAATTG GTCAGTGGCTTAGTGTCAATGGAGAGTGTATATATGGCTCGGTACCATGGAAGTATCAAAATGACACAGTAACTCCCAAAGTGTG GTACACAGTTCCTGGAGGTGAAACTGCTCCATCATCTGTGTATGCAATATTGCTTGACTGGCCTAGCAGCAATAGTGTTCTTCTGGGAGCTTTGGCATCTTATCACGTGTCATCTGTAGAGATGTTAGGATTACCAG GTGTATCGGTGAAGTTTACAGCAGACTCAAAGGGACTGCAAGTCAGTCTTCCAATGTTTCCTCTATCCACAAACCTTAGATGGGCATGGACCTTGAAGATTCAACTCCAGTAA